In a genomic window of Schistosoma mansoni, WGS project CABG00000000 data, supercontig 0156, strain Puerto Rico, whole genome shotgun sequence:
- a CDS encoding N-methyl-D-aspartate receptor-associated protein, putative: MLHKYPNEGSHTYKHGCKYNEQIVICEDSKLSGMIDPKRIRFILKVFLTNILQVFLSIFITALAFTNFKPFVKLDKKFWFSCILSVISMGETIAIFFIQRFPHLKYLTDFLYLLFTFSFAGVIAFLSIYVEGMFIFISWILTIILSVLLFLVGINIERDLVSYFRWFMIYIASIILVILILLIPWSINVTAVMWAIGPLVLAIIIPASLIEAQILYGGREIYYRREDFIFASMIHLFLLTFSYSGFIVMFLNINLT; the protein is encoded by the exons ATGTTGCACAAATATCCAAATGAAG GATCACATACCTACAAACATGGATGCAAATATAATGAACAAATAGTAATCTgtgaggattccaagttatcTGGAATGATTGATCCAAAACGCATTCGATTTATATTGAAA GTGTTTCTAACCAATATCCTTCAAGTCTTTCTATCAATATTCATTACTGCATTGGCGTTCACAAA TTTTAAACCCTTTGTAAAGCTTGATAAGAAGTTTTGGTTTTCTTGTATTTTGAG TGTTATTTCGATGGGTGAAACCATTGCAATTTTCTTTATTCAGAGATTTCCACATTTGAAATATCTCACGGATTTCCTTTACTTACTATTC ACTTTCAGTTTCGCTGGAGTGATAGCATTTCTTTCAATCTACGTGGAAGGAATGTTCATATTTATCAGTTGGATTTTGACCATCATTCTATCAGTGTTATTGTTTTTAGTTGGAATAAATATTGAACGTGATTTGGTCAGTTATTTTAGGTGGTTTATGATCTACATCGCTTCCATCATTCTTGTCATATTGATACTGTTGATCCCATGGAGTATTAATGTTACTGCA GTGATGTGGGCAATCGGTCCGCTTGTTTTAGCCATCATAATTCCT GCTAGTTTAATTGAAGCTCAAATATTGTATGGAGGGAGAGAAATATACTACAGACGTGAAGATTTCATATTTGCATCGATGATTCATTTGTTCTTACTTACTTTCTCATATTCTGGATTTATTGTAATGTTTCTCAACATTAACTTAACCTAA